From the Mahella australiensis 50-1 BON genome, the window ACAGATAACGATACTATCGATATGAGTTTTTCTAAAGCGCATATCATGCATACGCCCGGGCATACTCCGGGCAGTATATGTATTCAAATGAGGGATTGTTTATTTACCGGCGATACATTATTTGCCGGATCTATAGGTCGTACCGATTTACCTGGTGGTGATGAACACGAGATGAGAATTTCTTTAAATCGTATTTTAACGAATATAGATGATAATACTATTTTATATCCTGGTCACGGTCCTTCGTCTACTATTAAGTATGAAAGGGTGAGCAATCCGTTTTTAACGGATATGGATCTGTAAACGAAATTAGAAGGTGGAGGTAAGGTTTATGAGCAAAGATGGGTTCGATGATCGATATAAAGATCTTACAGACGTAGAAGTTACTGAGGTGATGGATATGATAGAAGAAGGCATTGATGACAGAACCATAGCAGAACAATTTGACATAGACCCTGAAACGGTACGACGCTTGAAGAAAGATTTGGAAAAAGACATATAGAGGTTGACGCCATGCTATCTAAAATCTATAATTATATGTATAAAATCTTTTGGAGGTAAAGCATGGTGATAAATGCTCCTCGCGGCACTAAAGATGTGCTGCCTGATGAAATATATAAATGGCAATATGTAGAATCTTTCATACGGCACTGGACCGCATTATTCGGGTATAAGGAGATCCGTACGCCTGTTTTTGAGCATACCGAGCTATTTCAAAGGGGTGTGGGCGACACCACTGACATAGTGCAGAAGGAAATGTACACCTTTGAGGACAAAGGTAACAGAAGCATAACGTTGAAGCCGGAGGGGACAGCCGGTGTTGTTAGGGCATATATAGAGCATAAACTTTATGCTGAAGCCCAACCTATAAAACTGTATTATCTTTCTCCTATATTTCGGTATGAGCGTCCTCAGGCCGGCCGTTTAAGAGAGCATCATCAATTCGGTGTAGAGTCTTTTGGCAGCTATGGTCCTTCCATAGATGCGGAGATAGTGGACCTCGCTATGTCTTTATTGAATGATTTGGGATTAAAAGACCTTGAAATCCATATTAACAGCATAGGGTGTAAACAATGCAGGCCTGTGTATCATAAAGCGCTTATGGACTATCTGGCCGATCGTCTTGATCAGTTATGCGACACATGCCGTTCGCGCTACGATAAGAATCCATTGAGGATACTGGATTGTAAGGAGAAAGGCTGCCAGGCGGTATTGACTGATGCGCCTGATATCGTCGATTATCTATGCGATGATTGCAAAAAGCATTTTGACAGCTTTCAAGATTATCTATCGGCTATGGGTTATAAATATGAGATTGATCCTAGAATAGTGCGCGGACTGGATTATTATACGCGGACTGTGTTTGAAATATTATCTACCGATGAAAGGTCTCCAGGTACTATATGTGGCGGAGGCCGCTACGATGACCTGGTAGAGCAATGCGGAGGTCCATCGATACCTGGCGCAGGGTTTGGCATGGGATTGGAACGTTTGCTCTTGTGTATGGATAGCCAAGGCATTATTATACCTGTGCCAAAAGGGCCGGATTTGTTTATAGCAGCAGTGGGGGAGCAGGCATACCACTATTCGATAGGATTAGCGTCAATGTTGAGAAAACGCGATATATCTGTGGAGATAGATCATGTAGCTCGGAGCCTGAAAGGGCAATTTAAGTATGCCGACAAGCTTAAAGCCCAATATGTACTGGTTATAGGTTCTGATGAAATGGCCTCCGGTCATGTTTCATGCAAAAACATGAGTACAGGCCAAGAACAACGTATGGAACTTGATAATATTGCAGAGCGGCTGCATAGTTTATTGCATTAGGAGGAAATTTAATGGACGAGTTATTGGGAGGATTAAAGCGCACGCATATGTGCGGCCAACTGCGGCTCAGCGATGTGGATACAAGCGCAGTGGTTATGGGATGGGTGCAAAGGCGCCGTGATTTGGGCGGCGTTATATTTATAGATTTACGAGATCGGACCGGTATAGTACAGGTAGTATTTAATGAGATCTTCGATGCCGATGCTTTTGATAAAGCACAGGCGCTGCGCAACGAATATGTCATAGCAGTGGTCGGCGATGTGGTTCGTCGCTCGGAGGATACTGTAAATCCTAAAATAAACACCGGAGAAATAGAGATAAGGGCGCGTCAGCTCAAGGTCTTAGGGCGTTCTGAAACGCCGCCGTTTCCTGTAGAAGATGATATAAACGTGTCGGAGATACTGCGCCTTAAATATCGTTATTTGGACTTGCGCAGACCAGATATGCAGCGCAATCTTATGCTTCGTCATAAAGTATCTAAGATTACACGCGATTTCTTATCCGATGAAGGGTTTATTGAGGTTGAGACGCCTATGCTCACAAAGAGCACGCCTGAAGGCGCCAGAGACTATCTTGTACCCAGCCGTTTGCACCCAGGTTCATTTTATGCGTTGCCACAATCTCCGCAGCTTTTTAAGCAGCTTTTAATGATATCTGGCTTTGATAAATACTTTCAGATAGCTAGGTGTTTTAGGGATGAGGACCTTAGAGCCGACAGACAGCCTGAGTTCACGCAGATAGATTTGGAAATGTCTTTCGTCGATGTAGAGGACGTAATAGCGCTGAACGAACAGCTTATAGCCAGGATATTTAAGGACGCCATAGGCATGGATATATCATTGCCGCTCAAACGCCTTACATATAAAGAGGCTATGGAACGCTATGGTTCCGATAAGCCCGATACCCGCTTCGGCTTAGAGCTGAAAGATATAAGTGACATAGTACGATCGAGCCAGTTTAAGGTGTTTGCCGATGCAGTAGCTCACGGCGGTAGCGTACGCGGTATAAATGTGATAGATGGAGCTGATAAGTTCGCACGCAGGGAATTGGATGCATTGGTCGATTTTGTGAAGACGTTTGGGGCTAAAGGTTTGGCGTGGATAACCATTACAGCCGACGAATTAAAATCACCTATAACGAAGTTTTTAAGCCAAGATGAGATAGATGGTATACTTGGACGTATGGATGCCAAAGCAGGTGATTTACTTTTATTTGTAGCCGATAAAGATGAGGTAGTATTCGATTCGTTGGGCCAATTGCGACTGGAACTAGGTAAACGCCTTAACCTCATAGACGATAGCCGTTATGACCTTTTATGGGTAACCGAGTTTCCGCTTTTGGAATACAGCGAGGAGGAAAAACGCTATGTAGCCAAACATCATCCATTTACCTCGCCGATGGATGAGGATATATCGCTGTTGAATAGCGAACCGTGGAAAGCCAGGGCGAAGGCCTATGATATGGTATTAAACGGAAACGAGATAGGCGGAGGCAGTATAAGGATACACAGCACCGAACTTCAACAGAAAATGTTCGAAGTATTAGGCTTTTCAAAAGAAGATGCATGGGAAAGATTTGGTTTCTTGCTCAAAGCGTTCGAATACGGGGCTCCGCCGCATGGCGGCATGGCATATGGACTGGATCGCCTTGTAATGCTCTTGGCGGGACTGGATACCATACGCGATGTCATAGCCTTTCCTAAGGTGCAAAATGCTTCTTGTCCGCTCACCGAAGCACCGACGCCTGTGGACGAGAAACAACTAAGAGAGCTTCATATAAGGGTGCGGCAACAACAGTAATGGCAAATTATTGTTGTTGAAAACCGCTACATTTTGTGATATTATATAGTTGAACGACGGAGCAGAATAATTCCCTGCTGTGTGCGTGATGATATGGCGTTTCATATGAGCCAACGTATGAACGAAAGGGAATCCGGTCTCTGGATGTGGCATATACGCCTCATGACGAGGACATATAAAACATTCAGGAGGATACCCACCTGCTGAGGGCAGGTTCATTGAGGCCATGGACACGGCACGGTGGGGATGTATTGTGTTGTATGATAAGGCAGCGTAAGCTGCCTTTTTTATATATTATTTGCGGAAGGGAAGGATCATGCTTCATCCATTTTCACGCACTGAGCTTCTTATAGGCTCAGAGGCGTTAAATATACTTAAAAATAAAAAAGTAGCCATATGTGGGATAGGCGGTGTAGGCGGTTTCGCCGTCGAAGGGCTGATACGATCAAATATAGGCCGTTTTGTGTTGGTGGATGACGATACTGTTTGTTTGACCAACATTAATCGTCAAATCCATGCCACTCATAAAACTGTAGGTAGGCCCAAAGTAGAAGTTATGAAAGAAAGAATGCTGGATATAAACCCGAACGTAGAAGTGACAGCTATACAGCAATTCATTACTTCCGACAATGTGGACGGCATAATAAGCGATGATTTTGATTATGTGGTGGATGCTGTGGATACCGTATCGGCTAAAATAGCATTGGTGCTAGCCTGTAAACAAAAGAACATACCTATAATAAGTTGTATGGGTGCAGGCAACAAACTCGATCCCACAGCTTTTAAAATAGCCGACATATATGATACCTCCATATGCCCGTTGGCTAAGGTTATGCGAAGCGAGCTAAAAAAACGCGGCATCGACCATCTTAAGGTCTTATATTCCACTGAACCGCCTATTAAGCCACAGGGTTCTATAGAAGGAGATTCAAATAAACGCCAAATTCCGGGCAGTATATCCTTTGTGCCTTCTGTAGCGGGACTCATCATAGCCGGAGAAGTTGTAAAGGATCTCATAGGCTATAAATCGATGTAGCGACATAAATAATGTTGATATTGAGAAAACTATGCTATATAATATAAATATACCATACCCTATCAGGGTATATATGCGAGGTGATAAATTTTGGCGCATGAGCATATGAATTCGTATCAAGAGCAAAAGGATGATTTGCTCAATAGGCTGAAGAGGATCGAAGGCCAGGTAAAGGGAATACAAAAGATGATACAGGATGATAAATATTGCGTAGATGTATTGACGCAGGTAGCAGCCGCTAAGGCGGCTATAAATAAAGTCGGGGGTATGCTGTTAAAATCCCATGCGATGGGATGTGTAAAAGGTGCTGTATTATCCGATGATAAGGAAAAAAGCTCTGAAATGATTGACGAGCTGGTAGATGTGGTGTTAAAATTTATGAAGTGAGGGATATTTATGGCCGATGTAGAAGAAACAGGTGTGGTCTTGGAATTGAATGGTACACAGGCCAAGATAGGCATTCAAAGGTCTGATGCTTGCGATAAATGCGGTGCATGCCGGTTTGCCGACAGAAACCAGCAAATGATACTTACAGTGGATAATACTATAAACGCCAAAGTAGGCGATGAGGTCCAGATAGAGTTAGGAAGTGGCAGATTGTTGTCAGCCACCTTTATAATCTATGTTATACCATTGATAGCGTTGTTAGCAGGTGTAGCGCTGGGTTATTGGTTGGCAGGAGCTCTCGGCGCACAAAGCGGCGATATATACGGCGCTATAACGGGCATAGCCTTAGCTGCACTTTCCTTTGGCTTGATAAAGCTATTTGAACCGCGTATCAGAAAAAGTGGACGGTATATTCCGACCATAAAGCGTGTAATTTATAAAGATAAAAACGAGAAAGGAGACGGATTGTATGACTGATGACAATGTTATAACATTGACGGCGGATAATTTTGACGATGAGGTGTTGAAATCCGACAAACCGGTGCTGGTAGACTTCTGGGCTGCTTGGTGTGGACCGTGCCGCATGGTATCTCCCATTATAGATGAGTTGGCAGCAGACTATGCCGGTAAGATAAAGGTTGGTAAGGTCAATGTGGACGAACAACGCTCTATAGCTGAACGTTACCGTATAATGAGTATACCGACCATTTATCTGTTCAAAGATGGTCAGCCGGTGGATAAAATTATAGGCGCGAGGCCCAAAGCGGATTTTGAACGATTCATACAGCAAGCGCTGTGAATAGCCAGTTATCAAGTTAGGTGAATAGCCATAAATATAGGCTGGTGATAAGCCAGCCTATATTTATACCCTTGTAAATAGGAAGTACACTGACTATAATTATCATATAAGCGAATATGGAAGGAGTCCTTGAATGATAGACCTAAAAACTATATATGATACCGACCCCGAAGTAGCAAAAGCTATGGAGGATGAATTGAACAGGCAGAGGAATAAAATAGAACTGATAGCCTCTGAGAATTTTGTAAGCCCTGCTGTCATGGCAGCAGCAGGAAGTCATCTTACCAACAAATATGCTGAGGGTTATCCGGGTAAGCGCTATTATGGCGGATGCGAATACGTAGACGTAGTGGAAGATCTGGCTCGTGAGAGAGCCAAGACCTTATTTGGAGCCGAACATGCCAATGTGCAACCTCATTCTGGTGCTCAGGCCAATCTGGCTGTTTATTTTGCCCTTTTAAATCCCGGCGATACCATACTGGGAATGAATCTTTCACATGGCGGCCATTTGACGCATGGCAGTCCGGTCAACCTTTCTGGTAAATATTACAATATAGTGTCTTACGGCGTCAGGCGCGATACAGGTTACATAGACTATGATGAAGTTAGGCGCTTAGCGCTGGAGCATAAGCCCAAGCTAATAGTAGCTGGGGCAAGTGCTTATCCAAGGATTATAGAATTCGACAAATTTCGCAATATAGCGGATGAATCAGGTGCTTATCTGATGGTAGACATGGCCCACATAGCCGGACTAGTAGCTACCGGTTTGCATCCCAATCCGGTGCCTTATGCGGATGTGGTTACTACTACAACTCACAAAACATTGAGAGGCCCGCGCAGCGGCATGATATTGTGCAAGAAGGATTTGGCAGCGGCTATAGATAAGGCTATATTTCCGGGAACACAGGGCGGCCCGCTCATGCATATTATAGCCGCTAAAGCTGTATGCTTTAAGGAAGCGGCTACGCCATCTTTTAAAGAATATCAGAAACAGATAATAATTAATGCCGCAGCCATGGCCGATGCTCTTATGCAACGTGGATTTCAATTGGTATCGGGTGGAACCGATAATCATTTGATGCTGATAGACCTGCATAATAAGGGTATTACAGGTAAATATGCCGAAGAGCGTTTGGATAGCATAGGCATAACGGTCAATAAAAATGCAGTACCGTTTGATACCGAGAAACCGTTTATCACCAGTGGCATGCGCATAGGCACGCCGGCTGTGACGTCGCGCGGCATGAAAGAAACGCAGATGTCAGAGATAGCTGATATAATAGCCGAAGCTTTAAGCGATGACAACGCCGATTTAGGAGTGCTAAAAGCGCGTGTATCGGCGCTTTGCGCTCAATTTCCACTTTATGAAGATGTAGTTGTAAAATAGATGGGATGACCTTTGATGGATCTATTCGATTATAATAGAAACAAACAATTAAAGAAAGAAGCTCCTTTGGCTGAACGCATGCGACCTCGTACATTGGAGGAATTTGTAGGTCAGGAGCATATAATAGCTCCCGGTCGTATGCTTTATCGTGCTATAAAAGCGGACAGGCTTTCATCGGTTATATTCTATGGACCTCCCGGTACTGGCAAGACCACATTGGCTCGGGTTATAGCCAATACTACTAAGAGCCATTTTGAACAGCTAAGTGCCGTGACGGCCGGTGTGGCCGATGTCCGCAGGCTTATCGACGAGGCCAAACAACGATTGGGTATGTACGGTCAGCGCACTATACTGTTTATCGATGAGATCCATCGCTTTAATAAAGCCCAGCAAGATGCTCTCCTGCCTCATGTAGAGGCAGGTACCATTATACTGATAGGGGCTACCACAGAAAATCCGTATTTTGAAGTTAATTCAGCACTGTTATCACGCTCCACGGTTTTCGAACTTTACCCTTTGAAGGAGAAACATTTAAAGGAAATATTAAAAAGGGCATTAGCCGACAAGGATAGAGGGCTTGGCAATTATGCCATTGAAATAACAGATGATGCTATCGACCATATAGTGAATATGGCTGACGGCGATGCACGCAGCGTCTTAAATGCTCTGGAGATAGCCTTTCTTACCACACCGCCGTCCGATGATGGCATCATCCATATAGATCTGGGAGTAGCTGAGGAATGTATACAGCGTCGAGCTTTGCGCTATGATAAAGCGGGCGATAATCATTATGATACCATATCCGCCTTTATAAAGAGCATGCGCGGTTCGGATCCGAATGCGGCTGTATACTGGCTGGCTAAAATGATAAATGCCGGTGAGGATCCTAAGTTTATAGCCAGGCGTATCGTCATATGTGCTTCCGAAGATGTGGGCAATGCTGATCCGCAAGCCCTGCTTATAGCTATGGCGGCAGCTCATGCTGTGCAGTTCATAGGTATGCCGGAGTCTCAGATTATATTAACTCATGCTGCAACGTATGTAGCTTGTGCTCCTAAAAGCAATGCTACCGTTATGGCTATAGATAAGGCTTTGTCCGATGTAAAGAATAAGCGTGACACCGGCGTGCCCGATCATCTTAAGGATTCCAGCTATGATGGAGAGGGCAAATTGGGGCATGGTGTAGGATATAAATACGCACATGATTATCCGGAGCATTACGTAAAGCAACAATATCTTCCGGACAGTCTGATCGGTACCGTGTATTATGAGCCTAGCGACAACGGTTATGAAAAACATATAAAAGATTATTTAACGCATATCGGGATACGCACGTCTTCTGAAAGCTGACGTTCACCATTACACCTCTTTATTCATAATATGTAATTAGATCTTAAGGATCGGGAGGTGTAATAATATGAATAAGGTAATATCGGTCATAGGTGGCGATGACCGGCAGGTAGCGCTGCTCGATATCATAAATAAAAATGGTTTCGAGGTCCGTGTATACGGTTTTGATAAATTGTTGACCCTTCCATCAGAAGTGAAATCATATGATCGATTAGCGCCCGATCTATTTGATGTTGAGCTTATATTTATGCCTATACCGTGCAGTACTGATGGTGTTCATCTAAATGCTAGATACGGCGGTGAAGATATATATATAGCAGATATATTAAAACATATCAAGCCGGGAACGTTGGTCATAATGGGCAAAGCCGATATTAATATGATTAACGCGGCCATGTATGGCGGCTTTCATATAGCTGATATAATGACACGCGAGGATTTCGCTGTCTTGAATTCCATTCCTTCTGCTGAGGGAGCCTTACAGATAGCGATGGAGAATACCAGTATAACCATATGGAATAGCCGCTGCCTGGTTTTGGGTTTCGGCCGTTTGGGCAGTGTATTAACTAAACTCTTGATAGCGATAGGCGCTAAAGTGACGGCTACGGCCAGAAAGCCGGAGGATTTAGCGTGGATCAGTGCTTATGGCGCTGTTCCGATTCATACCTCTAAAATCGATAATGTTTTACATGAACAGGACATGATATTCAACACTATACCATCTGTGATATTGAAAGACGAGCAATTAGCCAAGATTAAAAATTCATGCCTTATTATAGATCTGGCATCATATCCGGGTGGCGTGGATTTTGCTGCAGCTAAGGAATATGGCGTAAAAACCATGTTTTGCCCAGGGCTGCCGGGTAAGGTAGCTCCCTTGACATCGGCACAGTTTATATGGGATACGGCAATGTCCATATGCAAGGAAAACGGTATTGAGGAGGCGAAATGCGATGAGCTTGACGGGCAAGAGGATAGGCATGGGCATGACGGGTTCATTTTGCACATTTGACAAGGTGCTTCCTCAAATACAGAAAATGGTCGATGTTGGCGCTGATGTGATACCTATTCTATCAAATGTCGTATCTACTGCTGATACAAGGTTTATGACCAGACAACAGTTGTTTGACGCACTGATAAATATAACTGGAAAACAGCCCTTGACGGCTATAACCGACGTAGAACCAATAGGGCCGAAAAAATTGCTGGATGTTATGGTAGTAGCTCCATGTACGGGTAACAGCTTGGCTAAATTGGCCAATGGAATAACCGATACGCCTGTGCTCATGGCAGTTAAATCTCATTTGCGAAACCAGAGACCGGTTGTGATAGCCATATCCTCTAATGATATATTGGGGAACAATGCCAGAAACCTCGGTGCTGTGCTTATAATGAAAAATGTATTTTTGGTGCCATTTCGACAAGACGATCCAGTTAAAAAACAAAATTCTGTCGTAGCCGATATGGACCTCATAATACCAGCAATAGAAGCAGCGCTGGAAAACAGACAATTGGAGCCGCTTATGCTGGCACCGGTCATATAACTCAAAAAGCCCTTTGGATGGTATCATTCAAAGGGCTTTTCGTATAATCCGCATTGTATAAAGGTATACTGATAAAAAGCCTAGCATTTAAGGAGAAAAATACTTGTATGAGTAATAATATAATTAAACAGGAAACGCCGCCACAACCACCCGAATCCATAGATAACAAGTCGGTTGCAGATATGGGCAATAACGGATTAACGGCCACGAGGGACAGCAATATACATTGCTTGACCATTATAGGACAGATCGAGGGACATATAGTTTTACCACCTCAAAATAAGACTACAAAATATGAGCATGTAATACCGCAATTGGTGGCTGTAGAAGAGAGCAGGGAAGTAGAGGGATTATTAGTCGTGCTTAACACCGTGGGTGGAGACGTAGAAGCTGGTCTGGCATTGGCGGAGATGATAGCCACATTGTCTAAACCGACGGTATCATTGGTGTTGGGCGGCGGTCACAGCATAGGCGTTCCTCTGGCGGTAAGCACTGATTACTCATTCATAGTACCGTCAGCCACAATGACCATACACCCCATTCGCATGTCCGGCATGATAATAGGGGTGCCTCAAACCTACGAATACTTTAATAAAATGCAGGACAGGATACTGCAGTTTATATGCGATCATTCTCACATAACAATAGATAAATTGAAGGAATACATGCTTAAAACAGGTGAATTGGCCAACGATATAGGAACGGTCCTGATAGGTGAAGAGGCTACTAGATGCGGCCTAATCGATGAAATAGGAGGGGTATCCAAGGCTATAATAAAGCTTAAACAATTGATAGATGAAAGGAAGCAGGCATGATGCTTTACACTATTATTCCTTTGGAAATAGTGTTCAAGGGTACAGAGGAAGGCGCGAAGATTAAAGAAAGGGAAATCATAAATTATAATGGCGTAGTTATGGAGGCCATACGCCAAAGCGACGGCAGGTACAGGATAGAGAGACTGTTGAGCACCGATCCGATGCTATATCTTGATGAGCATTTCCAGCCGGGCAGCATTATAACGCTCGTATAAAAACAGCAAAAATATAAACTCATACTGGAAATATAAACTGTGCGATGATATAATTAACCAGTAACAAGAATAATAGGTATGGTGGTTTATATTGGCGCAGAAGAAATATACTAAACGGAAAAATACTATAGATAATCGAAACCGCGAATGGATAGGCATAGGCATATTGGCCGTTGCGGCCTTTACCTTTGTAAGCGTATACACGCAAGCTGCGGGCATTATAGGTTCGCAATGGCGGGATCTGTGGTTTGCTGTCATAGGCATAGCGGCTTTCCTTTTGCCAGTAGCTATAGCTGTAATAGGAGTATTATTTCTCATGGATATGGGCAAGAGGGTGAACTATGCCCGCCTGTCCATGTTTACGTCTTTATGCGCCATGATATTAGGTCTGATACAGATTTGGTTTTTGCCCCAAAATACAGCCATAGATGCCTCGTTTTCCACGTATATCAGCAACGGAATAAGCAACGGTTTGATGGCAAAGGGTACAGGCTTTATAGGTTCGATCATCGCTTTTGTTTTAATACGTTTATTTGGTATAGCCGGTAGCTATATAGTAGCAATAGCTGCTGTAATTTTATTGCTTATGGCTTTAACGGGTTGGTCTGTCAGTGCGACGATAGCACATGTGGTTGGTAAATTAGCCGGTTTAAAAAAAACGGTCGTTCGAGAAGAACAACAAAGCGCTGAAGAGTCTGCGACTGTAAAAAATCGCAAAGCAGAAAATGCGCAAATAATGCCGCAAAATATACCTCCCGAGCAATCGGATATAAAAATCGTTGCCTTTCAGCAGAAAGAAGAGATAGGGATAGGTCATCCGAGCAAAATCACACCTAACACGGCCTATAGTTTTCCTTCTTTGGAGCTTCTGTCGGCTGCTAAGGGGCAACGTCAGACCAAGAGCAAGGACGATGTATTGAGCAGTGCCAAGATGCTGGAAGACACATTGGCCAGTTTCGGTATCAGCGCAAAAGTGTTGCAGGTCAGCGTGGGGCCGGCTATAACGCGATATGAGATTCAACCCGGTCCGGGCGTAAAGGTAAGCCGTATAATACACCTGGCTGATGATATAGCCTTGAACCTCGCAGCTCCTGAGGTACGAATAGAAGCGCCTATACCCGGTAAAGCGGCGCTGGGCATAGAGGTACCCAATGAAAATATATCGCCTGTATTGTTGCGCGAGGTATTGGAATCCAAAGAATTTATAAATCACCCTTCTAAGCTGGCGTTCGGCCTGGGCAAGGATATAGCGGGCAGAAACGTAATAGGCGATTTGTCCTCAATGCCACACCTTTTGATAGCAGGCGCTACAGGTTCAGGCAAAAGCGTGTGTATAAATGCGATTATAACCAGTATATTGTATAAAGCATCGCCCGAAGAGGTCAAGATGCTTATGATAGACCCAAAGGTAGTGGAATTAAGCCTGTACAATGGTATACCTCATCTGCTTATACCTGTGGTTACTGACCCTAAAAAAGCCGCCGGCGCATTGAACTGGGCTGTGCAGGAAATGACATCCCGGTATAAATTGTTTGCTGATAAGAGCACGAGAGATATATTCAGATATAATGAAATGGTTGCGCCCAAAGAGGCGCTGCCTCAAATCGTCGTCATAATCGACGAACTGTCCGATCTGATGATGGTGGCCCCAGGCGAGGTTGAGGATGCCATATGCCGATTGGCGCAGATGGCGAGAGCGGCCGGCATACATCTCGTTATAGCCACTCAACGGCCTTCTGTGGATGTTATAACCGGTGTCATAAAGGCCA encodes:
- the dpsA gene encoding dipicolinate synthase subunit DpsA, which produces MNKVISVIGGDDRQVALLDIINKNGFEVRVYGFDKLLTLPSEVKSYDRLAPDLFDVELIFMPIPCSTDGVHLNARYGGEDIYIADILKHIKPGTLVIMGKADINMINAAMYGGFHIADIMTREDFAVLNSIPSAEGALQIAMENTSITIWNSRCLVLGFGRLGSVLTKLLIAIGAKVTATARKPEDLAWISAYGAVPIHTSKIDNVLHEQDMIFNTIPSVILKDEQLAKIKNSCLIIDLASYPGGVDFAAAKEYGVKTMFCPGLPGKVAPLTSAQFIWDTAMSICKENGIEEAKCDELDGQEDRHGHDGFILHI
- a CDS encoding dipicolinate synthase subunit B; amino-acid sequence: MSLTGKRIGMGMTGSFCTFDKVLPQIQKMVDVGADVIPILSNVVSTADTRFMTRQQLFDALINITGKQPLTAITDVEPIGPKKLLDVMVVAPCTGNSLAKLANGITDTPVLMAVKSHLRNQRPVVIAISSNDILGNNARNLGAVLIMKNVFLVPFRQDDPVKKQNSVVADMDLIIPAIEAALENRQLEPLMLAPVI
- a CDS encoding ClpP family protease, with the protein product MSNNIIKQETPPQPPESIDNKSVADMGNNGLTATRDSNIHCLTIIGQIEGHIVLPPQNKTTKYEHVIPQLVAVEESREVEGLLVVLNTVGGDVEAGLALAEMIATLSKPTVSLVLGGGHSIGVPLAVSTDYSFIVPSATMTIHPIRMSGMIIGVPQTYEYFNKMQDRILQFICDHSHITIDKLKEYMLKTGELANDIGTVLIGEEATRCGLIDEIGGVSKAIIKLKQLIDERKQA
- a CDS encoding YlzJ-like family protein translates to MMLYTIIPLEIVFKGTEEGAKIKEREIINYNGVVMEAIRQSDGRYRIERLLSTDPMLYLDEHFQPGSIITLV
- a CDS encoding FtsK/SpoIIIE family DNA translocase, which codes for MAQKKYTKRKNTIDNRNREWIGIGILAVAAFTFVSVYTQAAGIIGSQWRDLWFAVIGIAAFLLPVAIAVIGVLFLMDMGKRVNYARLSMFTSLCAMILGLIQIWFLPQNTAIDASFSTYISNGISNGLMAKGTGFIGSIIAFVLIRLFGIAGSYIVAIAAVILLLMALTGWSVSATIAHVVGKLAGLKKTVVREEQQSAEESATVKNRKAENAQIMPQNIPPEQSDIKIVAFQQKEEIGIGHPSKITPNTAYSFPSLELLSAAKGQRQTKSKDDVLSSAKMLEDTLASFGISAKVLQVSVGPAITRYEIQPGPGVKVSRIIHLADDIALNLAAPEVRIEAPIPGKAALGIEVPNENISPVLLREVLESKEFINHPSKLAFGLGKDIAGRNVIGDLSSMPHLLIAGATGSGKSVCINAIITSILYKASPEEVKMLMIDPKVVELSLYNGIPHLLIPVVTDPKKAAGALNWAVQEMTSRYKLFADKSTRDIFRYNEMVAPKEALPQIVVIIDELSDLMMVAPGEVEDAICRLAQMARAAGIHLVIATQRPSVDVITGVIKANIPSRIAFAVSSQVDSRTILDGAGAEKLLGKGDMLYYPIGAAKPMRVQGAYVSEKEAERVVDAIKDKQQADYDMAIMEEISSSSQNDHGDNAAYEDELFNTALEMVVQYQQASVSFLQKRLRIGYVRAARLIDEMEARGYIGPYDGSKPRQVLITEEQINDMNKTGG